The Raoultibacter phocaeensis genome contains a region encoding:
- a CDS encoding cytochrome c3 family protein produces MAFSPVSALRRTVAITVCFIFLFTIAGCSPQPSETAKPNAADAERETTSLEFTWSDASDCSTCHENAIASFDDTACTASSHADQKADCFSCHADTEGLSEAHKKVTLDSTKKKATLKKTSIANDACISCHDKRELADTTVQCTVLTDKNGLVINPHALPEHEDHESITCSSCHKIHAADGPDEIAPKVCRNCHHADVYECNTCHVEK; encoded by the coding sequence ATGGCTTTTTCACCTGTTTCAGCATTGCGTCGAACCGTTGCAATCACCGTTTGCTTTATTTTTTTGTTTACGATCGCGGGATGCTCCCCACAGCCATCTGAAACCGCGAAACCTAACGCCGCCGACGCCGAAAGGGAGACGACATCATTGGAATTCACCTGGTCGGATGCTAGCGATTGCTCAACATGTCACGAAAACGCCATCGCCTCTTTCGATGATACAGCGTGTACCGCATCGTCGCATGCTGATCAAAAAGCTGATTGCTTCAGCTGTCACGCCGATACCGAAGGGCTGAGTGAGGCCCATAAAAAAGTGACACTCGACAGCACGAAGAAGAAGGCGACGCTCAAGAAAACCTCAATCGCAAACGACGCATGCATCTCCTGCCACGACAAGCGAGAGCTTGCGGATACAACGGTACAATGCACCGTACTCACCGATAAAAACGGGCTGGTAATAAATCCCCACGCGTTACCCGAGCATGAAGACCACGAAAGCATCACCTGCTCCTCGTGCCACAAAATTCACGCTGCCGACGGCCCGGATGAAATCGCTCCGAAGGTCTGCAGGAATTGCCACCATGCCGATGTGTACGAATGCAATACCTGCCATGTAGAGAAGTAA
- the glpX gene encoding class II fructose-bisphosphatase: MQSARIMEILNVAETAAIACADWSGRGDKVAADQAATTAMRNAFNDIEFSGRIVIGEGERDEAPMLFIGEELGRGGEEIDIAVDPLEGTNLCAYNKPNALTTIAIAPKGALLFAPDTYMQKIAAGPACVGKVHIDNTPEENVRAVAEALGKDVADVNVCILDRDRHKDLIQGVRDAGARVRLIDDGDVFGAIATAVPGTGIDLYMGSGGAPEGVLACTGLKAIGGTFMGRFRFRSDDERARAEKTAEVDLDGVLTMDMLVRSDDAAFLACGVTDGEMVSGVSKADGCITTESVVMNAADKTVRFIKTCRRGENGVVRFH; encoded by the coding sequence ATGCAATCTGCACGAATCATGGAAATCCTCAACGTAGCCGAGACTGCAGCCATTGCGTGCGCCGATTGGTCGGGCCGCGGAGATAAAGTCGCAGCGGACCAGGCGGCTACGACCGCCATGCGAAACGCGTTCAACGACATCGAATTCTCGGGTCGCATCGTCATCGGCGAAGGCGAGCGCGATGAGGCTCCCATGCTGTTCATCGGCGAGGAGCTCGGTCGCGGGGGCGAGGAGATCGATATAGCGGTCGATCCGCTCGAGGGCACGAACCTCTGCGCGTACAACAAGCCCAACGCGCTCACCACGATCGCCATTGCGCCGAAGGGTGCGCTCCTGTTCGCCCCCGATACCTACATGCAGAAGATTGCAGCCGGCCCCGCATGCGTCGGCAAGGTGCATATCGACAACACGCCCGAAGAGAACGTGCGCGCCGTTGCTGAAGCACTCGGCAAAGACGTGGCCGACGTGAACGTGTGCATCCTGGACCGCGACCGTCACAAGGATCTCATCCAGGGCGTGCGCGATGCGGGCGCTCGTGTTCGCCTCATCGATGACGGTGATGTGTTCGGCGCTATCGCGACTGCGGTTCCGGGAACGGGCATCGATCTGTACATGGGATCGGGCGGCGCTCCCGAGGGCGTGTTAGCCTGCACGGGCCTCAAGGCCATCGGCGGCACGTTCATGGGCCGCTTCCGCTTCCGCTCCGACGACGAGCGCGCCCGTGCCGAGAAGACCGCCGAGGTCGATCTCGACGGCGTGCTTACCATGGACATGCTCGTGCGTTCCGACGACGCGGCGTTTCTGGCTTGCGGTGTGACCGACGGCGAGATGGTCTCAGGCGTGTCCAAAGCCGACGGCTGCATTACCACCGAGTCCGTTGTGATGAACGCCGCCGATAAGACGGTGCGCTTCATCAAGACGTGCCGGCGCGGCGAGAACGGCGTGGTTCGCTTCCATTAG
- a CDS encoding LysR family transcriptional regulator — protein MDFSYCKELIELADQLNFSKAADRLYITQSTLSKHVALMERETGFRIFDRSTARVELTKSGKIFIDSIREVVERYEAALREGRELEKEQGTTVRIIGPLLNEQIISKVITAQSKLAAEGTGVRLSLSDTGVRDCHEALLSGRTDIAVGFRYGIDEEGLEYAHIGEIPFGIACHDCHGLARKTHLGFDDIIGQKIVSYPIAGRKRYHAYVESVRRKHGIVQKIEYLEEGVLCFPDDERSIVFGIHFPGYARYGGDMIARPLDERSDVFDVCVVKRTVEDSLVIDALFEAIAAC, from the coding sequence ATGGATTTTAGCTACTGTAAAGAGCTGATCGAATTGGCGGACCAGCTCAATTTCAGCAAAGCGGCTGATCGACTCTACATTACGCAATCGACGTTGAGCAAACACGTTGCGCTGATGGAGCGCGAAACGGGATTCAGGATATTTGACAGAAGTACAGCTCGAGTAGAACTGACGAAAAGCGGAAAGATATTCATCGACAGCATACGTGAAGTTGTCGAGCGGTACGAAGCTGCTCTCAGGGAGGGGAGAGAGCTTGAGAAGGAGCAGGGAACCACGGTTCGAATTATCGGCCCGCTGCTAAACGAACAGATAATATCAAAGGTGATAACCGCCCAGTCAAAGCTTGCAGCGGAAGGGACCGGCGTGCGATTGTCGTTGTCCGATACCGGCGTTCGCGATTGCCACGAGGCTCTTCTGAGCGGACGAACCGATATAGCGGTAGGGTTTCGCTACGGTATCGACGAGGAGGGGCTTGAGTACGCGCATATCGGGGAGATTCCGTTTGGCATCGCGTGCCATGATTGCCATGGGCTTGCTCGCAAAACTCATCTTGGATTCGACGACATAATCGGGCAGAAGATCGTTTCGTATCCCATTGCGGGAAGAAAGCGCTACCATGCATACGTCGAAAGCGTACGTCGAAAGCATGGCATTGTGCAAAAGATCGAGTATCTAGAAGAGGGTGTGCTTTGCTTTCCCGATGATGAGCGAAGCATCGTTTTCGGCATTCATTTCCCTGGCTATGCTCGCTACGGCGGCGATATGATCGCGCGACCGCTGGATGAACGAAGCGATGTGTTCGATGTGTGCGTTGTCAAACGAACGGTTGAAGACAGCCTTGTCATCGACGCGCTTTTCGAGGCTATTGCTGCCTGCTAG
- a CDS encoding helix-turn-helix domain-containing protein has product MEPNIKEVAGRIRALREDMDLTMQEMADATGRTVSEYAAQESGEQDLSFTFLYKCAERLGVDVIEILTGENPHLSGYSLMRADEGLSIKRRAGFEYLHKAPHFKNKLAEPFLVTAPYLEEEQDVPIHLSYHKGQEIDFILKGTLRFAYENHVEELEAGDMLMYDSGRGHGMIATGGEPCVFLAIVMKPQDDSIS; this is encoded by the coding sequence ATGGAGCCGAACATCAAAGAGGTAGCGGGCCGCATTCGCGCATTGCGCGAGGACATGGACCTCACGATGCAGGAGATGGCCGACGCCACCGGGCGCACCGTTTCCGAATACGCAGCGCAGGAAAGCGGAGAACAGGACTTGTCGTTCACGTTTCTCTACAAGTGCGCCGAGCGTCTCGGAGTCGATGTGATCGAGATCCTCACCGGGGAAAACCCGCACCTGAGCGGCTATTCCCTCATGCGGGCCGACGAGGGCCTATCGATCAAGCGCCGCGCCGGATTCGAGTACCTGCACAAAGCGCCCCATTTCAAGAACAAACTCGCCGAGCCGTTCCTCGTAACCGCACCGTACCTCGAAGAAGAGCAGGACGTGCCGATCCACCTGTCGTACCACAAAGGTCAGGAGATCGATTTCATCCTCAAAGGCACGTTGCGCTTCGCCTACGAAAACCATGTCGAAGAGCTCGAAGCGGGCGATATGCTCATGTACGATTCCGGCCGCGGCCACGGCATGATCGCAACGGGCGGCGAGCCGTGCGTGTTTCTCGCAATCGTCATGAAACCCCAGGACGACTCGATTTCGTAG
- a CDS encoding FAD-binding protein yields MIMRKEQLNRGISRRNFLKGSTLAAAGLATVGLAGCASQETTGPNGNLPESWDAEADIVVVGLGAAGLSASIAAKMAGAEHVLALEVAPEEFSGGTTRVSGDMLMIPESVDAAVMYQTELNAGYEVPEDFMQAWAEGVCGNMEWLSDELGYDLQPATAAAPEFPGIPGGDKIKTYYVDGICGMSSLWIPLRETADELGVEVMYDTRATELIYNYETKEVYGIAAEGKHIKAKRGVILACGGFAANPEMMQNYSVSLGCPRSFVCGSPYNVGDGVKMAQQIGADLWHMNSYAAASTCVRAESPDSLICNIPYPMGLDYIYVNNEGKRFMYEELRGTLRHGKGKERGVWPLLAIPTPSYMILGNDAGSKDILGAVTYMAWSVIMETGKTTNEELIDAGIMVKADTIEELAEKIGYPPETLTETVNTYNQYCAEGADKDFGRGEAVYDDYYFNAADATTAYGEGEQSTDETTIIKEFPLVPLEPPFYAIEIALGMLNTQGGAKRNGLCQVLNLEGEPIPRLYSAGEFGTIYGYMYNGGGNISEAVASGRIAGQECAGLDTWDKQK; encoded by the coding sequence ATGATCATGAGAAAGGAACAGCTCAACCGAGGAATATCACGTCGTAACTTCCTGAAAGGCTCGACGCTTGCCGCAGCAGGACTTGCGACTGTCGGGCTTGCGGGGTGCGCTTCGCAAGAAACGACTGGCCCTAACGGCAATCTACCCGAATCATGGGATGCGGAAGCCGATATCGTCGTCGTCGGATTGGGGGCTGCAGGACTCTCCGCGTCGATCGCTGCAAAAATGGCCGGCGCAGAACACGTACTTGCTCTCGAAGTGGCACCCGAAGAGTTTTCGGGCGGTACGACGCGCGTGTCGGGCGACATGCTGATGATTCCCGAGTCGGTCGATGCAGCTGTCATGTATCAAACTGAACTCAATGCGGGCTACGAAGTGCCGGAAGATTTCATGCAAGCGTGGGCCGAAGGAGTCTGCGGCAACATGGAGTGGCTCAGCGACGAACTCGGATACGACCTGCAACCCGCAACCGCTGCAGCGCCGGAATTCCCAGGCATACCAGGTGGCGACAAGATCAAAACGTACTACGTCGATGGCATCTGCGGTATGTCGTCGCTCTGGATCCCTTTGCGAGAAACGGCAGACGAACTGGGTGTTGAGGTGATGTACGACACTCGAGCAACCGAGCTAATCTACAACTATGAAACCAAAGAAGTGTACGGAATCGCAGCTGAGGGTAAACATATCAAGGCAAAAAGGGGCGTTATACTTGCATGCGGCGGTTTTGCGGCGAACCCGGAAATGATGCAGAATTACTCGGTGTCGCTCGGGTGCCCGCGAAGCTTCGTCTGCGGCAGCCCCTACAACGTCGGCGACGGAGTCAAAATGGCTCAGCAAATCGGTGCAGATCTCTGGCACATGAACAGCTATGCAGCCGCAAGCACTTGCGTACGTGCCGAATCTCCCGATTCTCTTATCTGCAATATTCCCTATCCCATGGGACTTGACTACATATACGTCAACAACGAGGGCAAGCGATTCATGTACGAAGAACTTCGCGGTACGCTTCGCCACGGCAAAGGCAAGGAGCGCGGCGTATGGCCGCTGCTCGCGATCCCAACCCCTTCCTACATGATACTCGGGAACGATGCGGGGTCGAAAGATATCCTCGGAGCAGTCACCTACATGGCATGGTCGGTTATCATGGAAACGGGAAAGACGACGAACGAAGAACTCATCGATGCCGGCATCATGGTGAAAGCCGACACGATTGAAGAGCTCGCCGAAAAGATCGGCTATCCGCCCGAAACCCTCACCGAAACAGTAAACACCTATAACCAATACTGCGCCGAAGGTGCCGACAAAGACTTCGGTAGAGGCGAAGCGGTATACGACGATTATTATTTTAACGCGGCAGATGCGACGACTGCCTATGGCGAAGGCGAGCAGTCAACCGACGAAACCACCATCATCAAAGAATTCCCTCTCGTGCCGCTTGAGCCGCCGTTCTACGCTATCGAAATCGCCCTCGGAATGCTCAATACGCAAGGAGGAGCAAAACGCAACGGACTCTGTCAGGTTCTCAACCTCGAAGGCGAGCCCATTCCCAGACTGTATTCTGCTGGTGAATTCGGAACGATATACGGCTACATGTACAACGGAGGCGGCAACATCAGCGAAGCCGTAGCCTCCGGACGCATTGCAGGACAAGAATGCGCAGGCCTCGACACCTGGGACAAGCAGAAGTAG
- a CDS encoding AMP-binding protein, which produces MRNINLRYVTESYNELDQLETFVVTCPDDFNFGYDVVDDIAVNDPDRRAMVWCNPEGEEHTFTFADMKYWSDKTANFLRDQGIGRGDMVMVILRRHYQFWFVATALHKLGAVMVPATFMLKEHDLEYRLNGASIKAIICTDLGDIAQVCDNVEANCPTLETKIIVNGAGGGLTPEDAEHNLVFSPEDHPIGPELSGAQGICAKPGVREGWLDFNTIVREASEDFERCETASAEPMLMYFSSGTSGNPKMVLHDSAYALAHLITAKHWHNVQPDGIHFTIADTGWGKAVWGKYYGQWLMEACVFTYDYDRFHAGDILSLIPKYGITTLCCPPTMYRMFMQDDVDAYDLTSLSYSTTAGEALNPDIFTFWKEHTGLTIYEGFGQTETPLTIANLTNSVPRPGSMGKPVPLYETRILREDSSFCNTGETGEICIRCEPKMPGLMLEYYRDDEKTADAMHGTWYHTGDTAWCDEDGYFWYVGRNDDVIKSSGYRIGPFEIESVMLEHEAVAECAVTGVPDELRGFAVKATVVLAPGFEASSELTKELQTWVKHQTAPYKYPRIIDYVDALPKTVNGKIRRAVIRNKDGKAE; this is translated from the coding sequence ATGAGAAACATAAACCTCCGCTACGTCACCGAATCCTACAACGAGCTCGATCAGCTCGAAACCTTCGTCGTCACCTGCCCTGACGATTTCAACTTCGGCTACGATGTCGTCGACGACATCGCCGTAAACGACCCCGATCGCCGCGCTATGGTGTGGTGCAACCCCGAGGGCGAAGAGCATACCTTTACGTTCGCCGATATGAAATACTGGTCGGATAAGACCGCTAATTTTCTGCGCGACCAGGGCATCGGCCGCGGCGACATGGTCATGGTGATCTTGCGGCGCCATTACCAGTTCTGGTTCGTCGCCACCGCGCTCCACAAGCTCGGCGCGGTCATGGTGCCTGCCACGTTCATGCTCAAGGAGCACGATCTCGAATACCGTTTGAACGGTGCGAGCATCAAGGCCATCATCTGCACCGACTTAGGCGATATCGCCCAGGTATGCGACAACGTCGAGGCCAACTGCCCGACGCTCGAAACCAAGATCATCGTGAACGGCGCAGGCGGCGGCCTCACTCCCGAAGACGCCGAGCACAACCTCGTGTTCTCCCCCGAAGACCACCCGATCGGCCCTGAGCTCTCGGGAGCGCAGGGCATCTGCGCGAAGCCGGGCGTCCGCGAAGGATGGCTCGATTTCAACACGATCGTACGCGAAGCTTCCGAGGATTTCGAGCGCTGCGAAACGGCTTCGGCCGAGCCCATGCTCATGTACTTCTCGAGCGGCACATCGGGAAACCCCAAGATGGTCCTGCACGATTCCGCTTACGCGCTCGCCCACCTCATCACGGCGAAGCACTGGCACAACGTACAGCCCGACGGCATCCACTTCACCATCGCCGACACGGGCTGGGGCAAGGCGGTCTGGGGGAAGTACTACGGCCAGTGGCTCATGGAAGCGTGCGTGTTCACCTACGACTACGACCGTTTCCACGCGGGCGACATCCTCTCGCTCATTCCCAAATACGGCATCACCACGCTGTGCTGCCCCCCGACGATGTACCGCATGTTCATGCAGGACGATGTGGACGCCTACGATCTCACGTCGCTTTCGTACTCGACGACGGCGGGCGAAGCGCTCAACCCCGATATTTTCACGTTCTGGAAGGAGCACACGGGACTCACGATCTACGAGGGCTTCGGACAAACCGAAACGCCGCTCACCATCGCAAACCTCACGAACTCGGTGCCGAGGCCGGGATCGATGGGCAAGCCCGTACCGCTGTACGAGACGCGCATCCTGCGCGAGGACAGTTCCTTCTGCAATACCGGCGAAACCGGTGAGATATGCATCCGGTGCGAGCCGAAGATGCCCGGGCTTATGCTCGAGTACTATCGCGATGACGAGAAGACTGCCGATGCGATGCACGGCACCTGGTACCACACCGGCGACACCGCATGGTGCGACGAAGACGGGTACTTCTGGTACGTTGGCAGAAACGACGACGTGATCAAATCGTCGGGCTACCGCATCGGGCCCTTCGAGATCGAAAGCGTCATGCTCGAGCACGAAGCGGTTGCCGAGTGCGCCGTTACGGGCGTGCCCGACGAGCTGCGCGGGTTCGCCGTAAAGGCTACCGTCGTGCTCGCCCCTGGATTCGAAGCTTCGAGCGAGCTCACCAAGGAGCTGCAGACGTGGGTCAAGCACCAGACCGCGCCGTACAAGTACCCCCGCATCATCGATTACGTAGATGCGCTGCCGAAAACCGTGAACGGCAAGATCCGCCGCGCGGTTATCCGCAACAAAGACGGGAAGGCCGAATAG
- a CDS encoding baeRF3 domain-containing protein codes for MRPDLSDITVSNEFDPALFANHEGPLVSLYMTTHRHAPENRQDPIRYKNLVTETKSLFELNYDRKDYEGILEPLDLLETYRDADIWRKAKDGLAVLASNDGMTVYKLDYPVDEFVSVTDTFHIKPLIRNFQFGSHYYLVAIDENGFQVFEGDFHSIEKLEMPDGIETEFRKEFDDYTNALTGMNGHQGSHSPTYHRYGDKSEVGEKDTEEHFRYAAKAIEDAFAKHRLCPIILVGLPENQAIFRAVASIPTLLEENIDKPIASMDEKEVLERAVAIITGVQEARIGERVERFGTESSQGRASSDPREIAHALVERKVEVLFIEQDLLIPGSFDAETGALSYGADMLDASDDITDDLAQATYLQGGEVYVLPKERMPADTGTAALYRY; via the coding sequence ATGAGACCTGATCTGTCGGACATAACCGTATCAAACGAATTCGACCCCGCGCTGTTCGCGAATCACGAAGGACCGCTCGTTTCGCTGTACATGACGACGCATCGCCACGCACCTGAGAACCGGCAGGATCCGATTCGCTACAAGAACCTCGTCACCGAAACGAAGAGCCTCTTCGAACTCAATTACGATCGCAAAGACTACGAAGGCATCCTCGAGCCCCTCGACCTGCTCGAGACATACCGCGACGCAGATATCTGGAGAAAGGCGAAAGACGGCCTTGCCGTGCTTGCAAGCAACGACGGCATGACCGTCTATAAGCTCGACTACCCCGTCGACGAGTTCGTTTCAGTCACCGACACCTTCCATATCAAGCCGCTCATCAGGAATTTCCAATTCGGATCGCATTACTATCTGGTCGCGATCGATGAAAACGGCTTTCAGGTATTCGAGGGAGACTTCCACTCGATCGAAAAACTCGAAATGCCCGACGGCATCGAAACGGAATTCCGCAAGGAATTTGACGATTACACGAACGCGCTTACCGGCATGAACGGCCATCAAGGAAGCCACTCGCCCACGTATCATCGCTACGGCGATAAGAGCGAAGTCGGCGAAAAGGATACCGAAGAGCACTTCCGCTATGCGGCGAAAGCTATCGAAGACGCCTTCGCGAAACATCGGCTATGTCCGATCATCCTTGTAGGCCTGCCCGAGAACCAGGCGATCTTCAGGGCAGTCGCTTCTATTCCGACGCTTTTGGAAGAGAACATCGACAAGCCGATCGCTTCGATGGACGAGAAAGAAGTGCTCGAGCGCGCCGTCGCCATCATTACCGGTGTCCAAGAGGCGCGTATTGGCGAACGCGTCGAGCGATTCGGTACTGAATCGTCGCAGGGCCGCGCCTCATCCGATCCTCGCGAGATCGCCCACGCGCTTGTCGAACGGAAGGTCGAAGTGCTGTTCATCGAGCAGGATCTGCTCATCCCCGGCAGCTTCGACGCCGAAACGGGGGCGCTCTCCTACGGCGCCGACATGCTCGACGCTTCGGACGACATCACCGACGACCTTGCCCAGGCAACATATTTGCAGGGCGGCGAAGTGTACGTGTTGCCAAAAGAGCGCATGCCCGCCGACACCGGCACTGCCGCGCTCTACCGCTACTAG
- a CDS encoding N-acetyltransferase, with amino-acid sequence MVGYSGSREIEESEHASMGIVAVTEENIDSEHICCALTEKKGETCVASKKTWMRERFADGLVFKKLDVRGKAFIEYLPAEKAWCPIDADGYLHIDCFWVSGQYKGKGHANELLEACIADARRLGKHGVTVLSSPKKMPFLSDPKFLRYKRFVLADTAEPYFELLYLPFEADAPVPQFRSSAKTARIDEEGIVISYTDQCPFAGKYAQLAAGIAEERGVRIDLRKIESLDEAKSAPSAFTTYSLFADGRFVTNEIMSEKKFAAFLDERESAE; translated from the coding sequence ATGGTAGGCTATTCTGGTTCCAGGGAAATCGAAGAAAGCGAGCATGCATCCATGGGAATCGTAGCCGTAACCGAAGAGAACATCGACAGCGAGCACATCTGCTGCGCTTTGACCGAAAAGAAGGGCGAGACCTGCGTTGCCTCGAAGAAGACGTGGATGCGCGAGCGCTTCGCCGACGGCCTTGTGTTCAAGAAGCTCGACGTGCGCGGCAAGGCGTTCATCGAGTACCTGCCTGCCGAGAAGGCGTGGTGCCCGATCGATGCCGATGGCTACCTGCACATCGACTGCTTCTGGGTGTCGGGCCAATACAAAGGCAAGGGTCATGCGAACGAGCTGCTCGAAGCGTGCATCGCCGATGCGAGGCGGCTCGGCAAGCACGGTGTTACGGTGCTCTCGTCGCCCAAGAAGATGCCGTTTCTCTCCGATCCGAAGTTCTTGCGGTATAAGAGGTTCGTGCTCGCCGATACAGCCGAGCCGTACTTCGAGTTGCTCTACCTTCCCTTCGAAGCCGACGCTCCCGTCCCACAGTTTCGCAGCTCGGCAAAGACCGCACGCATCGACGAGGAAGGCATCGTGATCTCCTACACCGACCAGTGTCCCTTCGCGGGCAAGTATGCCCAGCTTGCAGCTGGTATCGCCGAAGAGCGCGGCGTGCGTATCGATCTTCGGAAAATCGAGTCGCTCGATGAGGCGAAGAGCGCACCTTCCGCATTCACGACCTACAGCCTATTCGCAGACGGACGCTTCGTCACCAACGAGATCATGAGCGAGAAGAAGTTCGCGGCGTTTTTGGACGAGCGGGAAAGCGCGGAATAA
- a CDS encoding haloacid dehalogenase type II: MIEGVAFDAYGTLYDVYSVEQKCEENYPGNGAAISRMWRQKQLEYSWLRTLMGRYENFWRVTQDALRYTLADIGLKADAAVLDEIMETYLKLEMYPEVIEAFALLGSRKKVILTNGNLEMIEPLVERSGLAAHLDGCLSADEVGLFKTRPEVYGLAIEHMGLEKEQVLFISSNGWDVAGAKSFGFTVGWINRAGKPAEELGVRADYDVPNLLALAQAVAGS; encoded by the coding sequence ATGATCGAGGGAGTAGCGTTCGACGCGTACGGTACGTTGTACGACGTGTATTCGGTCGAACAGAAATGCGAGGAGAACTATCCTGGCAACGGCGCAGCCATCAGCCGCATGTGGCGGCAGAAGCAGCTGGAGTACTCGTGGCTGAGAACGCTCATGGGGCGCTACGAGAACTTCTGGCGCGTTACGCAAGACGCCCTGCGCTACACGCTTGCCGACATCGGGCTTAAGGCAGATGCGGCCGTACTCGACGAGATCATGGAAACGTATCTGAAGCTTGAAATGTATCCCGAGGTCATCGAGGCTTTTGCTCTACTTGGATCCCGCAAGAAGGTCATACTTACCAACGGCAACCTCGAAATGATCGAGCCGCTCGTTGAACGTTCGGGCCTTGCCGCCCATCTCGACGGCTGCCTGAGTGCCGATGAAGTGGGCCTGTTCAAGACGCGACCGGAAGTGTACGGGCTTGCGATCGAGCACATGGGCCTTGAGAAGGAGCAGGTGCTGTTCATATCCTCGAACGGATGGGACGTCGCGGGGGCGAAATCGTTCGGCTTCACGGTCGGATGGATCAATCGCGCGGGAAAGCCCGCCGAAGAGCTGGGCGTTCGGGCGGATTACGACGTACCGAACCTGCTTGCGCTTGCGCAGGCGGTTGCGGGCTCGTAG
- a CDS encoding B12-binding domain-containing radical SAM protein → MEISKVRFIEPGNRPYRPSPKNLYTYERYIRNPSIGLMTLATIVHESVPDTFMYSESVSKVVWDDVLDANVVFIGIFTFAALRGYEIAERIRRESDAVVVLGGLHASMNYPEAVEHADYVLLGEGDESVLELLASLERDEVPSFPGIVYLRDGEVICAGQRPAPHDIDTVPDRLLLYRYDRMASRNTLWPQVHASRGCPHSCDYCAVVRHFGRKVRTRSVESVLEDIRQAIAFHERGTLPRLARVVWLTDDNFFADRAWAIEVLRAIIASDIDYAFTVQARYEVGFDDEMLDLMKRAGFFEVAMGIEFLEDESFEAYHKRCTHDDIVRAIENIQAHGLNVRGLFIVGADTHTSGVGERLARFVIEHGLRGVLIQAMYLVPGTPAYDAASDRLIDDDWSRTDGKVVMEPLRMSACELQEEIIHASRTIYSRKRLIHAILRESGLDRLLFVGEYFWQKSIRSDLKADLPYLRAREGAKANRT, encoded by the coding sequence GTGGAAATTTCGAAAGTGCGGTTCATCGAGCCAGGGAACAGACCCTACCGGCCGAGCCCTAAGAATCTCTATACCTACGAGCGGTATATTCGCAATCCATCCATCGGTCTTATGACGCTTGCGACCATCGTGCACGAGAGCGTGCCCGATACGTTCATGTATTCCGAGTCGGTTTCGAAGGTCGTATGGGACGATGTGCTCGATGCAAATGTCGTGTTCATCGGAATATTCACGTTTGCCGCTTTGCGGGGATACGAGATTGCCGAACGCATCAGGCGCGAATCCGATGCGGTAGTGGTGTTGGGCGGCCTCCATGCGTCGATGAACTATCCCGAGGCTGTCGAGCATGCCGACTACGTACTGCTTGGGGAAGGCGACGAATCGGTCCTCGAGCTCTTGGCTTCGCTCGAACGCGACGAGGTGCCGTCGTTTCCGGGTATCGTTTATCTGCGCGACGGCGAGGTCATATGCGCGGGGCAGAGGCCTGCTCCCCATGATATCGATACCGTACCCGATCGATTGCTTCTGTATCGCTACGACAGGATGGCATCGCGCAACACGCTCTGGCCGCAGGTGCACGCTTCGCGCGGGTGCCCGCACTCCTGCGATTACTGTGCGGTTGTGCGACATTTCGGCAGAAAGGTTCGCACGCGCAGCGTGGAATCGGTGCTTGAGGACATTCGGCAGGCGATCGCTTTCCACGAGCGGGGGACGCTCCCTCGGTTAGCCCGAGTCGTATGGCTCACCGACGATAATTTCTTCGCCGACCGCGCGTGGGCGATAGAGGTGCTCCGGGCCATTATCGCATCCGACATCGACTACGCGTTCACCGTACAGGCGCGCTACGAGGTCGGATTCGACGACGAGATGCTCGATCTTATGAAACGCGCGGGATTCTTCGAAGTGGCGATGGGCATAGAATTTCTTGAAGACGAGAGCTTCGAGGCATACCATAAACGCTGCACGCACGACGATATTGTGAGGGCCATCGAGAACATCCAGGCACACGGCTTGAACGTCCGCGGCCTGTTCATCGTGGGTGCCGATACCCATACTTCAGGTGTGGGCGAGCGCCTTGCGCGTTTCGTCATCGAGCACGGTTTGCGTGGCGTGCTCATTCAGGCGATGTACCTGGTGCCCGGAACGCCGGCCTACGATGCGGCGAGCGATCGCCTTATCGATGACGACTGGTCGCGTACCGACGGCAAGGTGGTCATGGAACCCCTGAGGATGTCTGCCTGCGAGTTGCAGGAGGAGATCATTCACGCGAGCAGGACCATTTACTCTCGGAAGCGGCTTATACACGCGATACTGCGCGAATCGGGCCTCGATCGGCTGTTGTTTGTCGGAGAATACTTTTGGCAGAAGAGCATTCGGTCGGATTTGAAGGCCGATTTGCCGTATCTGCGCGCGCGGGAAGGGGCAAAAGCAAATCGGACATGA